The Gavia stellata isolate bGavSte3 chromosome 30, bGavSte3.hap2, whole genome shotgun sequence nucleotide sequence CTGTCTGCGAAACGCCGTCAGTCTCACGCGCTCGTCTTTTGTGTGCGAAGTGTTTAATTTAGGAGTGTATCGCCGGGAAGCGGTGAAGTCTTACAAGTCCTATGACTTCTTCAGGCACGATAACAAAGAAGCAATGGAAATCCGCAAGTAAGTCGGCGTCAGGGGACCCAGCCGACCGCGGCGGTCTGGTTAGTCTTGGGTCTTGGCAGCCTCTGtgtttgagaagcagaaaatagcATTTAATGCCCATGAAAccaggggaggaggcagcgTAGCCCGTGCAGGGATCCTGCCGAGGGGCTGCGCGTGGGAGTTTTGTCGTTGGCTTTGGGCTGGCACAGAGAGCAGGGGCTGCGAATGCCCGGCCCTGAGTGAAATACGGAGTAGGTTATAGATACAGGTGCCTTATGATCTCTGCAGAGCCTCCAGGGCTCTGGGAAGGGTGCAGGGGTGGGTGCTCCGTGGGCAGAGAAGAAAGTCTTTGAACCTCTCCGCTGTGGTTCGGAAGCCTTGCCGTCCGAACGCTTGACATCAGCTCTGACGATACCCGTTTCTCTCCCACAGACGATGTGCCTTAGTGGCTCTGGAAGACGTGAAGGCTTATCTCCTGGAGGAGTGCGGGCAAATAGCTGTAAGACTTTTCTGGACTAAGCATGGTTTTACATCTGGGTAGTTCAAAGCTGCCCAGGGCATTTTGGGACCCGATTGTAATCCCAAATGAGTTGGAActggttttaaaagttttaGATAAACTCGCTCATTGCTACTTATGCATTTTCCGGTAGGTGTTTGATGCGACCAACACAACTCGAGAAAGACGGGACCTGATCTTAAATTTCGctaaagaaaatgctttcaagGTAGTGCTTCTGTATTTAATTTGTAGTTGGAGTTGCTGCACCGAGGGGCATTGCTGCTCCCTTGGGCAGGAGCTCTCGCGTTTTGATTCAGGGTAGAGATCTTGACTCTGAAACATGCTTCCTTGCCTTCTTCGTAGGTGTTTTTTGTGGAGTCTGTCTGTGACGATCCAGAAGTCATTGCTGCCAATATCCTGGTGCGTGCCGCATTTTCCAGGCTCGGCTGACAGTGCTTACCGTGGGGGCTCGGTGCAAGGTCACCGGCTACGGTAGCTCACAGCAATGTCTGCAAATGCCTTGCTCTTACATTTCACCTTGGAAATAAGCAGCTAAGGTTTGCAGGAAAAGCTGGAGATGCAGTTAGCTATGCGAGAATGTGGAAATCAAATGAAGCTGAGAAATGTTTGACCTTGAAGCGTGTTTTCTTGTCAAGGGGAGGCAGGCAGCGAGTGGCTTGCAGGGACGGCTAAAAGCGAGCCAGCTGTGCCTGTCGTGGGGCCAAGAACTACAGCGCCTTCAGAGTTGCCCTTTGTTTCCTCTCTAGGAGCAGGTTTTTCCAGAGGGCAGCGTTAAACAATGCTTATTTGTTTCAAAAGGGAAGAATAATGTTATTCAGCGTCGCTTTTGCTCCCTGTCGAGTTTGCTTAACTCTCACAAAGCGGTGCTGTCTGTTGCTCAGGAGGTGAAAGTTTCCAGCCCCGACTACCCGGAGAGAAACAGGGAGAACGTGATGGATGATTTCCTGAAGAGGATTGAGTGCTACAAGGTCACTTACCAGCCTCTTGATCCCGATGCGTACGACAAGTAAGCAAAGCCCTGGGGTGCATTTTGTCCTCGCGCACGTGAGCTGCTTCGCTTTGTCGCTGCTGTTCTCTGGCTCAGGATGCTGCAACGCGtctgctgcagcctctgctcccccaAAGCGCAGTTGCTCATGTGAAGGTGATATCCTCGGGTCCCAAGTGATTTGAAAGGATTTTTCTCTAGTGTACTGCAGTGTAATGCAGCTCCTTGTTTAAGCACGGCAGTTCAGGGTCTCTTCCGTCTGCTGGAGCGACCCAGTGGTAGCGCTGATGCCTTTACTAGAGGATAACTAGCTAGATTACACCCGCAGATGcacatgcttcatttttaaaaccagtCGTGTGGGTGTTCTTATTTTATGTTGACTCCAGAGATCTTTCCTTCATTAAAGTGATCAATGTGGGACAGCGGTTCCTAGTAAACAGAGTCCAAGATTACATCCAGAGTAAAATCGTCTATTACCTAATGAACATTCATGTCCAGCCGCGTACCATCTACCTTTGCCGACATGGTGAGAGTGAATATAATCTTGTTGGCAAGATTGGTGGGGATTCTGGTCTGTCACCACGCGGGAAGCAGGTATGTGTTTGGCAGCACCCGGGTTGCTGTATTTGTAACGTGTTGTGTGACCAGGGTCAGAGCCGGGCTCTGCATCCGACTCCTGCGAGGGGCAGCCCCGCAGCTGGATCCTGCTGCGACAGCCACAGCCCTTGAAATGATGCTTTTAACGGCGGCAgcggctcctgctccctcctcacctcccctggctttttttccagtttgcgCAGGCACTGAAGAAGTTCATCGAAGAGCAAGAGATTGTTGATCTGAAGGTGTGGACGAGCCAGCTGAAAAGGACGATCCAGACGGCCGAGTCCCTGGGGGTCACGTACGAGCAGTGGAAGATTCTCAACGAGATCGATGCTGTGAGTGAAATGCTGATGGAAGCTTTTCTAGatggaaaataatgtttaaaaccAAATCCATCACGATAAACTTGACTATTTGCTGTCCCTTCGTAACCATGTCCGTGTATAATGTACTCCAGCCGTCATCATGAGGTTTAGGACGGTTTGGTACAGGGCTGCCgatgcctgcagctcctggacCTTGCTGTGAAGGTAGCCGGCTGgtgtggagaaagaaaacaccacCGAGCATCCC carries:
- the PFKFB2 gene encoding 6-phosphofructo-2-kinase/fructose-2,6-bisphosphatase 2 isoform X2, whose translation is MTNSPTLIVMIGLPARGKTYVSKKLTRYLNWIGVPTKVFNLGVYRREAVKSYKSYDFFRHDNKEAMEIRKRCALVALEDVKAYLLEECGQIAVFDATNTTRERRDLILNFAKENAFKVFFVESVCDDPEVIAANILEVKVSSPDYPERNRENVMDDFLKRIECYKVTYQPLDPDAYDKDLSFIKVINVGQRFLVNRVQDYIQSKIVYYLMNIHVQPRTIYLCRHGESEYNLVGKIGGDSGLSPRGKQFAQALKKFIEEQEIVDLKVWTSQLKRTIQTAESLGVTYEQWKILNEIDAGVCEEMTYAEIEAKYPDEFALRDQEKYLYRYPGGESYQDLVQRLEPVIMELERQGNVLVISHQAVMRCLLAYFLDKSADELPYLRCPLHTILKLTPVAYGCKVETITLNVEAVNTHRDKPSLNSRMAGLTV
- the PFKFB2 gene encoding 6-phosphofructo-2-kinase/fructose-2,6-bisphosphatase 2 isoform X4; this encodes MTNSPTLIVMIGLPARGKTYVSKKLTRYLNWIGVPTKVFNLGVYRREAVKSYKSYDFFRHDNKEAMEIRKRCALVALEDVKAYLLEECGQIAVFDATNTTRERRDLILNFAKENAFKVFFVESVCDDPEVIAANILEVKVSSPDYPERNRENVMDDFLKRIECYKVTYQPLDPDAYDKDLSFIKVINVGQRFLVNRVQDYIQSKIVYYLMNIHVQPRTIYLCRHGESEYNLVGKIGGDSGLSPRGKQFAQALKKFIEEQEIVDLKVWTSQLKRTIQTAESLGVTYEQWKILNEIDAGVCEEMTYAEIEAKYPDEFALRDQEKYLYRYPGGESYQDLVQRLEPVIMELERQGNVLVISHQAVMRCLLAYFLDKSADELPYLRCPLHTILKLTPVAYGCKVETITLNVEAVNTHRDKPSLNSNNLPASQTPVRMRRNSFTPRASADSVTRPRHYSVGSKPPDVLGPFPSLEARDGADRPQLQVGVQPQGGNACL